The following proteins come from a genomic window of Ursus arctos isolate Adak ecotype North America unplaced genomic scaffold, UrsArc2.0 scaffold_12, whole genome shotgun sequence:
- the AKR1A1 gene encoding aldo-keto reductase family 1 member A1 isoform X2, whose translation MAASCVVLHTGQKMPLIGLGTWKSDPGQVKAAVKYALSVGYRHIDCAAIYGNETEIGEALKENVGPGKVVPREELFVTSKLWNTKHHPEDVEPALRKTLAELQLEYLDLYLMHWPYAFERGDNPFPKNADGTIRYDSTHYKETWKALEALVAKGLVRALGLSNFSSRQIDDVLSVASVRPAVLQVECHPYLAQKELIAHCQARGLEVTAYSPLGSSDRAWRDPDEPVLLEEPVILALAEKYGRSPAQILLRWQVQRKVICIPKSITPSRILQNIQVFDFTFSPDEMKQLDALNKNWRYIVPMLTVDGKRVPRDAGHPLYPFNDPY comes from the exons ATGGCGGCTTCATGTGTCGTCCTGCACACTGGGCAGAAGATGCCCCTGATTGGGCTGGGCACCTGGAAGAGCGATCCTGGCCAG GTGAAAGCAGCTGTTAAGTACGCCCTGAGTGTAGGCTACCGCCACATTGACTGTGCTGCTATCTATGGCAATGAGACTGAGATCGGGGAGGCCCTGAAGGAGAATGTGGGACCTGGCAAG GTGGTGCCTCGAGAGGAGCTGTTTGTGACTTCTAAGCTGTGGAACACTAAACACCACCCTGAGGATGTGGAGCCTGCCCTCCGGAAGACGCTGGCTGAGCTCCAGTTGGAGTATTTGGACCTGTACCTGATGCACTGGCCCTATGCCTTTGA GCGGGGAGACAACCCTTTCCCTAAGAATGCCGATGGGACTATCCGCTATGACTCTACCCACTACAAGGAGACCTGGAAAGCACTGGAAGCACTGGTGGCGAAGGGGCTGGTACGGGCACTGGGCCTGTCCAACTTCAGCAGTCGGCAGATCGATGATGTGCTCAGTGTGGCCTCGGTGCGCCCAGCTGTCCTGCAG gtGGAATGTCACCCATACTTGGCTCAGAAGGAGCTGATTGCCCACTGCCAAGCACGCGGCCTGGAGGTGACGGCTTATAGCCCTCTTGGCTCCTCTGATCGAGCTTGGCGTGATCCTGATGAACCGGTCCTACTTGAGGAGCCAGTGATCCTGGCACTGGCTGAAAAGTATGGCCGGTCTCCAGCTCAGATCCTGCTCAG GTGGCAGGTCCAGCGGAAAGTGATCTGCATCCCCAAGAGTATCACCCCTTCACGTATCCTCCAGAACATCCAG GTGTTTGACTTTACTTTTAGCCCGGACGAGATGAAGCAGCTAGATGCCCTGAATAAAAATTGGCGATACATTGTGCCCATGCTCACA gTGGATGGGAAGAGAGTCCCGAGAGATGCAGGGCACCCTCTGTACCCCTTTAATGACCCATACTGA
- the AKR1A1 gene encoding aldo-keto reductase family 1 member A1 isoform X1, giving the protein MAASCVVLHTGQKMPLIGLGTWKSDPGQVKAAVKYALSVGYRHIDCAAIYGNETEIGEALKENVGPGKVVPREELFVTSKLWNTKHHPEDVEPALRKTLAELQLEYLDLYLMHWPYAFERGDNPFPKNADGTIRYDSTHYKETWKALEALVAKGLVRALGLSNFSSRQIDDVLSVASVRPAVLQVECHPYLAQKELIAHCQARGLEVTAYSPLGSSDRAWRDPDEPVLLEEPVILALAEKYGRSPAQILLRWQVQRKVICIPKSITPSRILQNIQVFDFTFSPDEMKQLDALNKNWRYIVPMLTVSIYHLAELGNVRFGARFWPRSGLNLAGQRRGRMLLVGLLSWTQWAPFFLLSLGK; this is encoded by the exons ATGGCGGCTTCATGTGTCGTCCTGCACACTGGGCAGAAGATGCCCCTGATTGGGCTGGGCACCTGGAAGAGCGATCCTGGCCAG GTGAAAGCAGCTGTTAAGTACGCCCTGAGTGTAGGCTACCGCCACATTGACTGTGCTGCTATCTATGGCAATGAGACTGAGATCGGGGAGGCCCTGAAGGAGAATGTGGGACCTGGCAAG GTGGTGCCTCGAGAGGAGCTGTTTGTGACTTCTAAGCTGTGGAACACTAAACACCACCCTGAGGATGTGGAGCCTGCCCTCCGGAAGACGCTGGCTGAGCTCCAGTTGGAGTATTTGGACCTGTACCTGATGCACTGGCCCTATGCCTTTGA GCGGGGAGACAACCCTTTCCCTAAGAATGCCGATGGGACTATCCGCTATGACTCTACCCACTACAAGGAGACCTGGAAAGCACTGGAAGCACTGGTGGCGAAGGGGCTGGTACGGGCACTGGGCCTGTCCAACTTCAGCAGTCGGCAGATCGATGATGTGCTCAGTGTGGCCTCGGTGCGCCCAGCTGTCCTGCAG gtGGAATGTCACCCATACTTGGCTCAGAAGGAGCTGATTGCCCACTGCCAAGCACGCGGCCTGGAGGTGACGGCTTATAGCCCTCTTGGCTCCTCTGATCGAGCTTGGCGTGATCCTGATGAACCGGTCCTACTTGAGGAGCCAGTGATCCTGGCACTGGCTGAAAAGTATGGCCGGTCTCCAGCTCAGATCCTGCTCAG GTGGCAGGTCCAGCGGAAAGTGATCTGCATCCCCAAGAGTATCACCCCTTCACGTATCCTCCAGAACATCCAG GTGTTTGACTTTACTTTTAGCCCGGACGAGATGAAGCAGCTAGATGCCCTGAATAAAAATTGGCGATACATTGTGCCCATGCTCACAGTGAGTATATATCACCTGGCAGAGTTAGGGAATGTAAGATTTGGGGCACGATTCTGGCCCAGATCTGGCCTCAACCTTGCTGGTCAGAGGAGAGGCAGGATGTTGTTGGTAGGATTGCTGTCCTGGACACAGTGggctcctttctttttattaagctTGGGGAAGTAG